One segment of bacterium DNA contains the following:
- the rpiB gene encoding ribose 5-phosphate isomerase B produces MRVAVACDHGGIAVKNAVRDWCRARGYEVTDFGTDTPESVDYPDYAKLVGGAVVSGKADRGVLVCTNGIGMCMAANKVHGVRAALVRIPENAARSRAHNDANVLCLAGQVDSPPDLPALLAAWFDTPFEGGRHARRVVKIMDLEK; encoded by the coding sequence GTGAGGGTTGCCGTAGCCTGCGACCATGGCGGAATCGCCGTGAAAAACGCCGTCCGCGACTGGTGCCGCGCGAGGGGCTACGAGGTCACCGACTTCGGCACCGACACCCCCGAGTCGGTGGACTACCCCGATTACGCGAAGCTCGTCGGCGGGGCAGTGGTCTCGGGGAAGGCGGACCGCGGCGTGCTGGTCTGCACCAACGGGATCGGGATGTGCATGGCGGCGAACAAGGTGCACGGTGTCCGGGCGGCTCTGGTGCGCATCCCGGAGAACGCGGCCCGTTCGCGGGCCCACAACGACGCCAACGTCCTGTGCCTCGCCGGGCAGGTTGATTCGCCGCCGGATTTGCCCGCGCTTTTGGCCGCCTGGTTCGACACGCCCTTCGAGGGCGGCCGCCACGCGCGCCGGGTGGTCAAAATCATGGACCTCGAAAAATAA
- a CDS encoding L-threonylcarbamoyladenylate synthase, giving the protein MSWLLRDFKGDPLPIVLETLRRPGAVVVLLTDTVYGLVGRASDALAVERIYRLKRREPDKPLPYLFGASCWVERYCRVTDPRGRAYVKISWPGPLGADAWEDDYTPGVDSRWLPLANHFWPGPLTLVLPAGETLPRAGLAGGDTVACRVPGNEFLLRVFTVIDEPLVAPSANLSGAMTLATADEVIETFEKDVDLIVDSGTVRNPLASTVLDLTGPKPRILREGRIPVSKISAIIGPVEN; this is encoded by the coding sequence ATGTCGTGGCTTCTGCGAGATTTCAAGGGCGATCCGCTCCCCATCGTCCTGGAAACCCTGCGGCGTCCGGGGGCGGTGGTGGTGCTTCTGACCGACACCGTCTACGGCCTCGTGGGCCGGGCCTCCGACGCCCTAGCGGTGGAGCGCATCTACCGCCTGAAGAGGCGCGAGCCAGACAAGCCGCTCCCCTACCTCTTCGGCGCGTCCTGCTGGGTGGAGCGGTACTGCCGGGTGACCGACCCGCGCGGCCGGGCCTACGTGAAAATCTCCTGGCCGGGACCGCTGGGCGCCGACGCCTGGGAGGACGACTACACCCCGGGCGTGGACTCCCGCTGGCTGCCGCTGGCCAACCACTTCTGGCCCGGACCCCTGACCCTCGTTCTGCCCGCCGGGGAAACGCTGCCCCGCGCCGGTCTGGCCGGGGGCGACACCGTGGCCTGCCGCGTGCCGGGCAACGAATTCCTCCTCCGCGTCTTCACCGTGATTGACGAGCCGCTGGTCGCGCCGAGCGCCAATCTCTCCGGCGCAATGACCCTCGCCACCGCCGACGAGGTCATCGAGACCTTCGAGAAGGACGTGGACCTGATCGTGGACTCGGGGACGGTGCGCAACCCCCTGGCCTCGACCGTTCTGGACCTGACGGGGCCCAAGCCGCGGATTCTGCGCGAGGGGCGCATCCCGGTCTCGAAAATTTCGGCCATCATCGGCCCCGTGGAAAATTGA